One window of Pectobacterium carotovorum genomic DNA carries:
- the pptA gene encoding tautomerase PptA, with protein MPHIDVKHFPRNLSEEEKKVVAEDLATVLKKHFGSSDDSLSVAFNEIQPERWKDDVYDPFIKPQLDTLAKKPGYSY; from the coding sequence ATGCCTCATATTGATGTCAAACACTTCCCAAGAAACCTGTCTGAAGAAGAGAAGAAAGTTGTCGCGGAAGATCTTGCTACGGTTCTGAAGAAGCACTTCGGTTCTTCCGACGACTCGCTTTCTGTGGCGTTTAACGAAATTCAGCCAGAGCGCTGGAAAGATGACGTTTACGATCCATTCATCAAACCGCAGTTGGATACGTTGGCGAAAAAACCGGGATACTCGTATTAA